From a region of the Fischerella sp. JS2 genome:
- a CDS encoding multicopper oxidase family protein, giving the protein MKNINRRQFITLAAAGAGTAVAASWIWERVSTSQLSAKPAIDLPKLHKSNNGLLEINLEASNRAVKLGDKQAYLLTYNGQIPAPRLEAKPGDTVRIHFTNNLSQPTNLHYHGLHIPPTGNADNVFLSIEPGESLNYEFTIPSNHCAGTFWYHPHRHGFVAEQLFGGLAGLLIVRGELDEIPEIKAAKEEFLVLQDFAVDGEGRLMSSAHMSIMTGREGDVITINGDPNPSFSFPAKGMVRWRILNASTSRFYRLSLENHPFYLIATEGGALTEPVEISELLLTPGQRAEVLIKADQKPGKYRLLNLPYDRGAMGMGMMGTRGMMGRNDDTSTVLATINYGSAIKPASLPKKLLKIPALPEPRQVRRFELNHGMAPGMGMVFLINGQSYQHERIDTQVKLNTVEDWEIVNTGVMDHPFHLHVNHFQIISRNGQPEPYPAWKDTVLVPRGETIRIRVPFRNFAGRTVYHCHILDHEDLGMMGTLAIQG; this is encoded by the coding sequence ATGAAAAACATAAATCGCCGTCAGTTTATCACCCTGGCTGCGGCTGGTGCTGGAACGGCTGTAGCTGCTAGTTGGATATGGGAAAGAGTTAGTACTTCTCAGTTATCAGCAAAACCAGCAATTGACTTGCCTAAGTTGCATAAAAGTAATAATGGATTATTAGAAATTAACCTCGAAGCTAGTAACCGTGCTGTAAAATTGGGTGACAAACAAGCATATTTATTAACTTACAACGGACAAATACCCGCACCACGCCTGGAAGCAAAACCAGGAGATACCGTCCGCATTCATTTTACTAACAATCTTTCTCAACCAACTAACCTCCACTACCACGGACTACACATTCCACCTACGGGTAATGCTGATAATGTCTTTTTAAGCATTGAGCCAGGAGAAAGTTTAAACTACGAATTTACTATTCCTTCTAACCATTGTGCTGGGACGTTTTGGTATCATCCCCATCGCCACGGCTTTGTGGCGGAACAATTGTTTGGGGGATTGGCTGGTTTATTGATAGTGCGGGGGGAATTGGATGAAATTCCCGAAATTAAAGCCGCCAAAGAAGAATTTTTGGTGCTGCAAGATTTTGCTGTTGATGGTGAAGGAAGGTTAATGTCTTCAGCACATATGTCAATTATGACCGGACGTGAAGGAGATGTAATTACCATTAACGGTGATCCTAACCCCTCTTTCTCATTTCCGGCAAAAGGAATGGTAAGATGGCGAATTCTCAATGCTTCCACCTCCCGCTTCTATCGGTTGTCACTGGAAAATCATCCTTTTTACTTGATTGCGACTGAAGGAGGGGCATTAACCGAACCTGTAGAAATTAGTGAATTGCTGCTAACACCAGGACAACGAGCAGAAGTGCTGATTAAAGCAGATCAAAAACCAGGAAAATATCGCTTGCTCAATCTACCTTACGATCGCGGCGCGATGGGAATGGGTATGATGGGCACAAGAGGTATGATGGGCAGAAATGATGACACATCTACAGTTTTAGCAACTATTAATTACGGTTCGGCTATAAAACCCGCTTCTTTACCTAAAAAACTATTGAAAATACCAGCTTTACCCGAACCAAGGCAAGTGCGTCGCTTTGAACTTAATCATGGTATGGCTCCTGGTATGGGTATGGTCTTTCTAATTAACGGTCAGTCCTACCAGCATGAACGCATTGATACCCAAGTCAAATTAAACACAGTAGAAGACTGGGAAATTGTCAATACAGGGGTAATGGATCATCCCTTCCATCTCCACGTTAATCATTTTCAAATCATTAGTCGCAATGGTCAGCCAGAACCTTATCCCGCTTGGAAAGATACAGTTTTAGTACCCAGAGGTGAAACAATCCGCATTCGCGTTCCTTTCCGCAATTTCGCTGGTAGAACTGTTTATCATTGCCATATTCTCGACCATGAAGATTTGGGGATGATGGGGACACTGGCAATTCAAGGGTGA